One Engraulis encrasicolus isolate BLACKSEA-1 chromosome 4, IST_EnEncr_1.0, whole genome shotgun sequence genomic window, AGGCTTAAGAAGCGCAGCGGTGGcctggtggttaaggagatgggctttagattaaaaagttgcaggttcaaatctcaccctccCACCTCCTCACTCTATGGCTGATGCACCCTTGAACAGGGCACCTaaccactagggatgcaaattattgattaattcattaatcattagttgataaccttatcgatcgacttacgattaattgataagcagcgtttcccccgaaatctcaatgtttctcgaaaaaaaaaatactaaatctaaaaattttaattaaaaattgggataatataccacatttcaattaattctacttcaattctttaatccaaaaggtgatttaaatatcccCACTagtcacacccctcttcacacacactcttcacatgtccatttcacctggttctcttgtcagttgaattgtcgattaattgcaattaatgctttttaatcgattaacgcattggtcaattaaagtcgattaatcgtttgcatccctactaacCACtcatggctccagggactgtagccaatactctATGCATAACTGTGAGTAgctctggataaaagcatcagttaagtgtaatgtaatgtacaatctAATGAAAACTTTCTTATTGAGCTTACTGCCATATACTAGTATGGAGCCCCACACTGTTTAAACCACTCTGTATTAACCACATTATTATTAAGATCATGTGCATTATTAAGCATCAATGGTGGATCCATCTGGATTCATTaatccagtgccacgtattccCAATGacatggttttacctgtccaggtaaaaccaggtcatcaAACAAGTAAAAAcaagtaaaaccaggtcatttggaatatgtggcactggactgtaaaCTAATGAATCCGGGTTGCCCATCGCTGTAATAATGATCTCACCATTTTGGAGAGCTCCTCCGCTGACTCGGCCACTCTCTCCCGATCATTGCTGTCCACCACGAAGATCAGACCCTGAAGACACAAGGACTCTTGATTAGAAACATACCCACATACACAATGAACATAAAGGCATACACTAATATCACATTTGAAAGAAGAGCATGTCAAGTTTAGTCattaattttcaaaatgtatgctgtacATTTACATGTATTGTATTTACGATTTAATTTCTACATAAcacactaatatttactggtctgaccaaagtaaatTAAGTTTGACAGCCAAGGCTGTCCATGACTGGTGATTCAaattggcagacatggagaagatcaaaCTATCAGTGTATGAAGTGTACATCTTCATAATGGAGGACTTTGATTGAAGGTGATGGTAAATATACATGCACAAgatatttgtaaatgggcagtTGTTCTGGAAACAACCCATAAAAAACCGTGCACACACCTCATTTCACTTGTGATGACAGACGTCAGTGTATTAAAATATAACTGAGGATGTGGAAGATGCTAGATCAGTCACCCATGATTACTACACCTGATTTTGTATGTGAAACTGTAACATAAAATGCAGAATCTACCCATTTTAAAGCGGACATAACCCTATCTTGTTGCTCATTATTCAACTAACACTAACAGTAAATGAGAGCAAAGTCCGGTAGTTGGTGggttactataggcctactatatacataggttcaccgtgtttataaacacgatgttgtgagaagggccaagacactggcagacaaccacgtgagctatttttttgattgacagcggtttccaacaatcagcggttgagttgtgcacagcagccaggagaaaagaaaaatgtcAAACCCATGTATATTGTAGACTACAGTTCTGTACTAGTGTGTACAAGACCGCATAGTAAGTAAACAAACGAGGTGCTTGATTCTGTACCAATACAAAGACACTTCCACTTGCTTCCCTTGAGTCCCTTCACTCTGCAGGGGCAATAACACCTGCTGTAAAAGAGTAGGTGTATTTGCATTGGAAAGTGTGATTGCTGACCCACCTGTGTATTCTGGAAGTAATGTCTCCACAAGGGTCGGATTTTGTCCTGGCCACCGACGTCCCACACGGTGAAGCAGATGTTTTTGTATTCGACTGTTTCTACGTTGAAACCTATATAGCACAAGAAACAGCGTATAACTCAGTGTGTCTTATGTACTAGCTACACGTCATACATTACTTCAGTCTGTATCAATAAGGTGCGGGAAGGACATACCGATTGTTGGGATAGTGGTGACGATCTCTCCGAGTTTCAGCTTGTACAAAATGGTAGTTTTACCAGCGGCGTCCAAACCCACTGTAGATAGATACAGATGTGACAATACATAATCACAGAATTGACTAGCGCACAGACAGCTTGGCTGGACTTTCATCTAAGTGCCAAGGGGGATAGTCAGCTGGTTGGCTATGCTTACAGACAGGTTACACGTAAGCATTGGCTAGCAAATGTTATGGTGAGCCAAAatttgaggggaaaaaatgatCAACAATAATTCGTGTGCTCTGCTAACGTTAAGAAACGCTGGTATGAGTGTTTTGTTCACACCCTAGTTTTCAACGAGAAGCTACAGGCTCGACACCCTGCGCTAAGTTCCGATGGCTAACTTAGCCATGAAAGACATCATCCACGCACTTAACACGTTTGTCTTTATAGCCACCAAATCTGTCAAGGCAAGTCTCTATATTTTCAATAAAGTATCGTGTCGTGGCGTGTTGGGCTTCCTCCTTGGTTTAATAACTTGAAGACTTTATCCCGGCATTTCCTTCTTCCAGGAGTGGCTAGCTAGCATAGTTAACGCAGATTAGCTTATTAGCTTGAGCATCCAGCTGATTAGGCGAGACTCACCCATGAGTATCCTCATCTGTTTCTTCCCGAATAATCTCGAAAAAAGCGAAGAAATTGTAAGCCCCATTTTCGAAACACCTGTTTTGACCTGTTTGTGTCAAAAGTATTTGCCAAAAACTGAGTTTGTATCAGTTAAAGAGTCGTAGTCGTTCAGAGTCCTTTGATATGCGCTTGCGTGCTGCCACGTCCTGTCGGCCACCGCGGAAGATATGacgtgcagtgttgccaaaaacaATTCAGcgaaagtcgctattggctcgatgaaaagtcgctagaagtcgttAGATGACGTTATGACGTTACGCATGATGTCACAGTGTCACGCATCGGCACACTGATCTACAGGAAACTTGCCCACATGCCTTGGTCCACAGTCCAAATAGGCGGTActagcatagcctttctacctatagccgtcccacaggctattcgccccattatacaaaatttggccgcagttcaatggatttgcattaggggcgctgttcagacagagcagattggggttcccctattgggctggggctaatggcccacaataagtcctccctagcaactgaaacctggacatattacggtcgtctctgactgcaaattaaacattaaaatttaaaacacagtaacctatgcgttatatccgtctagtttcttacagcttcgacatttgtgagtcagtcttcactagcttctagctaaggaaatgacgacatccaattggtgaatggggaactaaaccggatgctaacgtcggcgagacgtagcctagccacaagctaactgacaaacgtgaggccaacaacgcggccgatcgtgatgtacgccacaaatagaccaatcgacctcatatttagacactacaatgttgatttctgccttcgattttcatcagttaagaaatctagcgtcggattaacacatttttaaggtagtaaaagcgagttgtcgccatgtttgttttccaggaacacccgggtagagagctcacgtgcagcattctgggtaattgagtttcacgttattcatgcacaaaatgcgtgttttttaaaaaatgcaatgagtttaaaaaatcaaaccaaatgccatttggaagggcaatttacacttcctttagtaaaaataaaatgaaaaccggtgaccttccatatcggacacatcagttgcgtctattgtggagcttcataggacccccattcattctgacggctctcctctgcttgaacatcgccgccccgtggacagtaccacccggaagaagctgccagtttggcctctcctctataaatcctctctggtactagctactttttggagatcagagctaatctgcagccctgcttaaccgtgggaaacgcttctgacggcagcgcagagtcagaaaaatgatgaatttgtcactgaaaatgcacgttttaaaaagtcgccagatgcaccaaaaagtcactaaaggcgctagatgaggggtttttttgtcgccagtgcccgggattcactgcggtcggtgcggccagcctgctagtgctcatttaaattcatATGCATAAGGAGCCGTTGTggtggcttttgtgatacgcaccggatgtatctgcttgtagggtagaccgagtaaatttaagtacagggtacagttgaggtaaatcaaatatacctgtgtaacaacaagactctgatctaattccaaagtgtaggcataacataaatgacagtcccaaaacacttggtgaccatatcgaagattgtgtagccTATCTCGgtttgttgacattcggttcctgccatatctttgtcccatatcgcttgccgtagcctcatacaagcagatgtacatgcgcatgagaattcctgtgcgtatcacaaaagctgccacaccgtactgcatcatgtgtcacgtctgtctctacccgccactgaaaatgcattgtgtggtgtcgtggggagggagactgatttgcctctcacaagacaagcgaaatagtcgctagatttggccagattgagcctgaaaagtcgctaagtcgctagatgattttttttgtcgccagaggtggccaaaagtcgctaaatctagcgacaaagtcgctaaattggcaacactgatgacgtGGTTTCCTGCTCAAGTTGCCACCCCTTGCTCCACCAAAAGAATATGAACCAGACCAGACTCCATCGTGCCCCCTGTAGTTCTAGGCATGCGTTTATTGTTTTTGTTAATTTTCATGGGAAACAAGCCCGTCTGCATTTTACAATATGAAATCTAGATTTTAAATAGATCGTGACCCTCTCAAGTTGGCAACATAAGTCTTCATTGTGAGACATCGACATGTCAGAAAGAGATGGTAATACTAGGCCTATGGAATGGGGCATTCCAGATAGGCTCCTCGTAAACCAGCCTAAAGTTTTTCAAAATTACAGTGTTTTCTGAGTTCGCATGCTGCCGTGCATCAAACAGGTGCATAGCCCCAATTTGATTTTCTAGAGTGGCtcacttgattgtgtgtgtgtcctcaacaTCACCACCAGATGGCGGCCAAAGTCAATAAAATAGGACACTGATGCAGGTCAACCTCGTAGAATGCAATTTCCTACATGCGGTAAGACTCCTTCTGACTCACATAGAAATAGAAACAGCAAAACATTCACAATAATGTATATTAAGTCATGGTTGGTTATACATGGTTGGTCTAGCTCAGACTGGGTGAAAAACACACATGAAACCATCGATTGAAGATTAGGCCATGGAATTAGATtagattcaactttattgtcatcactcagtaggctaggcctataaaATACATGGTAAAGAAATGCAGTTAGCATGTAATCATAAGTACAAATAGAAGAATACATATAAATTAtgggcagccttggcctagtggtaagagagttggtctttcaatctaggagttgcaggttcaaatcccccctgacctctccctacatctccatccatggctgaagcaaggcacctaaccccacattgctccagggactgtaatcaacacCCTGAAAAATgataattgtaagttgctttgaataaatgaaagtgtcagctaagtgtaatgtaaattgCCTACAGTAGCCCTATGTGCAGATAAGCAACATATTTAATTATGAATGCAGTTATAGCCTGTACACCAGTGAGTGCAAATGAGATGGTTATACAGTAGAATGTACAGATAAATAGGGTGTCAATAGGCCTAGTTCTGTGCTGTGTATAGGCTAGTAGTTATAGGAGAAGTAAGTACAGGTAAGAGGGGGAGTATGATTATAATTAGCCTGTAGGCTATATACAGAAGTAACTAACTTGCTATACAGAGGTATTGTACAaataatatacaatacaatacaatacaatacaatacagtacaatgcaatgaatacatacaataaaatacaatacaatacaatacaatacagcgatctacataaatcagacactgtgtgggccccctatatacatggggccctggtctGGTAACTCAGTCACGCTTTATCCCCTTGTACGTCATACGACACCACCACCCGGGGAAGGCATCTCATCACCTAGAGTAGACTCCCTCAATGCTCGGAAGTGGAGCACCTATGAGGTGTTGGGCAGTTTTCACCACCTTCTGTGGAGTGCTTTGCGGCCAGTTGAGAGAAGTTGCCATACCACCAACTAGTGGAGTGCATCTTTCCTTAGCACATGCAATTTCAGTGGACttcagtcagtacacacacacaccacagagagagagagagagagagagagagagagagagagagagagagagagagagagagagagagagagagagatgctgacagctttagccaggtccaggacaaagccatctgatgTCATgtactatgctctctctctctctctctctctctctctctctctctctctctctctctctctctctctctctctctctctctctctctctctccacaagagAAGTATCATGGgtatttaatataggcctattgtacggAATTATATTGAAAGGCATCCCTTTCTATGCACGTGATCATATGGCAAGTTTCTCATCGCTGAAGCGAATACCTGAAGTGTGCGCTCAGGCTGGGACTTCCCACTGACTGCGTCTACCGTCTTCCGCCGCAGTACTGTACAACGACACGTGATCCATTTCAAGAGTCCAGGGTCCCGCCGTCAAGGCAGGGTGTGGGACGGGCTGCAAGTTAATGAAACACTAGCAACACTACACTGCTCACAGACTGTTCACCCGTCCCCTCACTACAGCACAGGTGTTCCCCATTGTGGATGTCTGCCGCGCTCTGGTTAACCCCGGACAATGGATACCGCACGCCTTGAAGAGTGGCAGGTAAGTCAGACAATATTAACAAGCTGTTTGGCTTGAGGCGGTGGCTGTTGCATTCATTTAGCACAAGTGAATTTGTGCGagaacaataaataaacaatagcAGCTCAACGTTAGCCTATTGTTGTGTCTCCTCTATAGATTTTTATTCTGTCGCTGATGTACCTGTCGGCTCTGAGTTTAAGGTGAGTTTTCATCTTTAATCGAGTTGGCCTCTTTGTCATAGGAATCTGACACTGATGTTTTGAAATGTTATAAATCAGACTTTTTTCAGACGCTTTTGTTCATGAATCAATGCAATACGTGAAAAAGAGACTGAAAGTTTGACGCCTCTGGCGTAATCTGTTCCTGCAATGAAACTTGTCCAACCAGTGGGACAACTTGGCTATTTTCACTGTTATCAGTCTGTGCATATTTTTAAGATTAATTTAATCAATATTTTCTTATAATAGGCTAACCAATGTATTACTATTAGTACAACATGATGTCAATAATAGCGTCTCTGTCATCCACGTTATTTGACACCTGAAAGAAATTGTAAATATCTCTAGTAAACTAACCAGTAACCTAACTGAACAAGCATTATCCTCTCTGTCAATTCGATGTGTTCAGACCAACACTGAAAAGGACAATATTCGGCCGAATTATGCTCctgcctctttgttcttttttttgtagcCCTCGTTGTCGCTTGCGGTTGTTCAGTTAACGTGCAGGTGCATTTGCACTCTAGTTGCATGTATCGCACTGGTGTTGGATGCCGCAGGCCTTTTCAGAGCCCGGCATCAGATTTAATTGCCTTATAGCCAACTGTGTTTTGGAGAAGGCAGAGTCagggtaacctggttctcacgcagatggatgtgTGACGAAGAtccacgaagcactaggggtctgcgcgagagccaggctagagtCAGGGGCCATTACATACTAAAGGCGTCATTTCAGCACCACGCCGGTGGACAGCGCCCCGACCACCACCCCAAATAACAACTGGCACACAGGCACTGGCACCGGTTAGAAGTGTGGTGGAAACAGAAATGCTGGGGTATTTTCTACTAGATATCATATCTCCCTGCAGCTATTTGCCCTCGGTATCAATGAGCATTAGCCTGGAATGCATCTGTGTTTGGTGGAAACGTCATTCAGCCACATAGAGTATAGTGCTAACTACAGAGTAAAGAAGATAAGCTACTTGCATGAGATTTGAGGGAGTTTAATACCATGTCTTTTGCCTTATTTTACAGTTTGGTGGGAAGcttctctgttgtgtgtgtaacCATCATAAAAAGGCATGACCTCAACAAACAGGTGAGTGGGGACTTGTGTTCTTGCATGTGAGTGGGTGTGAGCATGtcagtgcatactgtgtgtgtgtgtgtgtgggggggggggtgatggaatGTGATTGTGTTGGCTGCTCACTCAcgtttcagtttgtgtgtgccttATCTATGGGGTGGCATTATCTGAAAGCACACATCCAGCCCTACATGTGAATCAACAGCGGTGGTGCAAAGCAAAGATCTaactgtgcaggtgtgtgcagaGCAAAGGCCCACGTATACAGCCATCACGTAGATCTAAGCTGTCTCATGCATGCATGACTTATTTGATACTTAGCCCCATATGAGTaggaccccaacacacacacgcacacacacaaaagccagtGATACAGATTCCTACAGACCACATATCTTTTTGTTAAGGAATTGTCTCCTATTGtctccaattgtgtgtgtgtgtgcacgcacatgttttgtgcctgtatgcctgtacatatatgtacagtatgtgtagcctatgtgtatatgcctgtatgttgtgtgtgtgtgtgtgtgtgtgtgtgtgtgtgtgtgtgtgtgtgtgtgtgtgtgtgtgtgtgtgtgtgtgtgtgtgtgtgtgtgtgtgtgtcatgctgccATTGCTCTCATTGGTAGTTAGTTATCAGTGTTGATCAGCTCAGTGACACAAGTCTGATACCATCTCCTCACGTGAAGGCATGTCAGCAATGCGTTATATAGGAGAGGGCAGCACAGTTGGCACAGTGCAGAGCAGGACTCACAAtaaaatgcaatgttaattcaacacttagagagttgtttTAACATCTtcgggattgtattttggtcccagagtactctcccaTTTTTACCGCGCAGGTGGGGTTTAGTGCCTAACGGCTGAGCAAGAGGTGAAAGATATACAAGCCTGTCTGTTGGCCTGTGTTCAGTGCAGTCCGTGCATAATAAAGGCTTGGCGCACTGAGAGTGTCAATGATTAACTCCCAATGCGGAGAGCATTTACACTGGCAATCAGGACATTTCTGTGCACTTTCTGATTCCAAGGTGCTTAATGGCATGGCTGTGTAGAGCAGGTTATTCTCTATTTGGGGGCCCTAATGGAACAGAACATTTGCAAAGGtccccgtagcctcttactgcagatgtggtcgccggcgggcctattcactatttgctgaaaatactcaactacatcagaaCAATATTGCtttgacagtacagagagccttaggtAGCAGATTaacacatagccattacaattttggtgacagtaaggttatagcataggctctacgctaaggggttaTTAATAACTGCACCCCAAAGCGCGGTTATCGCAATTGTTGTATGGGACAGTTCAGAGGAcacagtgggtatttctcaaaacctagtgcgcatacttccaagtgtattcagcctaattagtcacacccagtgattggacactctTTAGTAGTCAcactcagtgattggatactccgtagagttcactAAAGAGtgaatccaatcactgggcgtgactaattaggctgatacacttggaagtgtgtgcactaggttttgagaaatacccagtgaATTTTTGACACTTGTCATTAACTATCCTACAATTAACGCTGACCGACAACTGTAGGTGATTTGTGTCACAAACTCTAACAGTTTGTGTCTAAACAGTCTAAACATTAACAGTCAGACGACCGGACCGTGTCTCCAATCTAATTCATAActtttcaataaagaaattgcatttgtaATTTCTTGTCTTGCCTTTCATGTTTTGCCTTCTTGTCTTTATTCTTATTGtctttgtttgctgtttgttggGTCTCAGGTGAAGCCGCTGCTCCAATTGGGTCTGGCTGACTTCCTGGCCTCTGCGTTGCTCACGGCAACCACCGTCCTCAATTTCCTGTCTGTAGAGGTGCGCTCCGACGTGCTCCTCTGTGAGTTCGGCTTGCCCCTTGCCCTGGTAAGTATAGCaagatcactcactcactcactcacacacacacacacacacacacacacacacacacacacacacacacacacacacacacacacgcacagacccaaGATGTGCTGAGAGTGCATGGTCACTTTCAAGTTATTTATTAGGATTACGTGCTTAATGAGTTCGCTTCAGTATACTTTTTATACTGTGTTGGGTATATTTTTTTCCTAATGTGAATGGACATTAGGTGTATTCTGTTGAGCTCTGTGTGGGTCAGTGTGTTCCTGATTTGAAAGTCTTACCAGTCGGCTTAGCATTTTGCCTTGAAGTGCCGAAACAGTCAAGTCATGGTTTCCGCGTAGTCCGCTAAGAACGCCGCGTTCAGACAGGGCATGCATTGTCAATTATGTCACCTGTGTTGAACAGCATTCACATGATGTTACGAGACCATACGTCACCTCTGTCGAAACCTCTCACTCACAAATACCTGGaggcatagacacacagacatacacagacacacatacgcacacgcacacgcacacgcacagacacacacacgcacacacaaaagcacacacacacgtacacacacgcacacacacacacacctgaggcctCAGTGAAATGCTGAGTCATGGcaagttcacatacacacattcagacatgGCCGGAACAGACTGTACCCTCTAATGGTAGTTAAACGTaaactctgtgcgtgtgtgcgtgtgtgtgtgtgtgtgtgtgtgtgtgtgtgtgtgtgtgtgtgtgtgtgtgtgtgtgtgtgtgtgtgtgtgtgtgtgtgtgtgtgtgtgtgtgtgtgtgtgtgtgtgtgtgtgtgtgtgtgtgactcataaAATGTACCTGTATAAAGGC contains:
- the LOC134447562 gene encoding ADP-ribosylation factor 4; translated protein: MGLTISSLFSRLFGKKQMRILMVGLDAAGKTTILYKLKLGEIVTTIPTIGFNVETVEYKNICFTVWDVGGQDKIRPLWRHYFQNTQGLIFVVDSNDRERVAESAEELSKMLQEDELRDAVLLVFANKQDLPNAMAVSELTDKLGLQSLRSRTWYVQATCATQGTGLYEGLDWLSNELSKH